The genomic interval GCCAGTCGGAGCCGACGCGCCCCGCGGCGTCCGCGGCCGCCTGACGAGCGACGGTGCTCGTCGCGCCACGCGCCGAGCACCGTCACCTATCGATCGCGCCCGTCGCCCCGCCGAGGATCGCGCCGCCCGCTCGCGGCGGCGCGGTCCTCGCGCCACGTCGTCCCAAAGAGCCAGTCGCCGAGCGGCAGGACGAAGTTGAAGTTCCAGTGCTTCATCAGCGCCAGGTCGTGGTGGATGCGGTGGTGTCGGGTGACCGCGGCGATGGCGCGTCCAATGGGCGTCGGCCGCGTGGGGACGTGCGCGAGCGCGTGCACCACCTCGTAGAGCCCGTAGTAGACGATCACCGCGAGCACGAGGAGCCAGGCCACGCGCGGGCTTGCGAGCCACCACAGCAGCGCCGCGAAGGGCAGGATCGTCGCGACCAGCAGCGGCAGCGCCCAGGGCGGGAAGAGCACCCAGCGCAGGTCGTCGAGGCGGTCGATCCACATCCGCTCGGCGGTGAAGAAGACGTGATGCTCGTGCACGTGGCGGTGGTAGACGGCGCGCGGGAAGCTCTTGCGGTGCAGCGACCAGCGGTGCGCCGCGTACTCGGCGAGCACGATCCAGAGCAGGATCAGCGCGAGCGCGACGAGGTCGGAGCCGCGCAGCGGGCCGAGCGCCGCGAGCGCGACCGCGATGCCGCCGGCGGCGAAGGCAGCGATGAGCGCGACGTGCGCCGCCCAGTGGTACCGGGCCTGCGTCGTGGCACGCAGCCGCGCCCGCGCGGCCTCGGTCGGGTCGCGCTTGGCGGCGGCTACGCCGTCGATGGCCGAGGCCGCACGCGAGGTCGTGCGCTGGATCGCCATGCCCGACCGATGAGCACTCCTGGCCGGAGCGCGCAAGCAGCGCGCACGGCATCCGCCTGACGCCGGGTCAAGCTCGCCGCCCCGAACGCCGATGACCCAGCACCGGACGCGATGCGTGCGTCCGCCTGAGGAGGTGCGGCGTGTCGCGTTCGATGGCGTTCTCGATGGTGCTCGCGTCACTGCTCGCCGCGGCGTGCAGCGACGGCGGCAACGACGCGCAGCCGCGCCCGGGCGAGGTGGCGTTCTCGCCGTCGGTCGTGCGGCTCGACAACCCGCGCACGAAGGGCACGACCTCGTCGCCGCAGGCCTTCAGCATCGACGTCGTCGCGTACGACGCGGCCGGAGGCGTGATCGAGCCCAGCGCGGACAATCCTTTGCTTGTCGAGGTGCACGGCGCACCGCCGGGCGCGATCACGCCGCAGTCGGTCGCCCTGACCTCGGGGTCCACCGTGCAGTTCGCGTACGACGGCAGCTACTTCCCGAACCCGATCACGCTGACCGCCTCGATCGACCACGCGACGACGAGCTCCACCGCGCGCGTCGCGCAGGCCACGAGCGCCGCCAAGTCGCTCGGGCGCTCGCAGATCCTCCATGCGAACCCGATCGACTGCACGTACGGAACGACGAGCTACACGCTGCCGCTCCTCTGCAGGAACGGCGGTTCGTCCGCCGACTGCGTCGACGAGACCATGCAGGATGGCCTCGTCATCGAGGCCGCGGTCGGCACGGGCGTTCCGTTCAAGAGCTTCGTCATCGACACCGGCTCGCTCGGCGTGATGGTGCCCCTCTCGGACCTCGGCGAGGGCGCGATGGGGCCCGGGGCGCCGGGCGTCAAGTTCTACGACAGCAGCGGCCGCACTTACGCAGGCAACTACTACCTCGCTCCGGTGCAGTTTCGCCTCGCGGACGGCACGATCGTCAGCACGCCGGCGATCAAGGTGCTCGCGATCACCGACGCGTACTGCGCGAAGGGCTACCCGCAGTGCGAGGCCGACCCGCCGACGCCGACGCTGCGCTACCTGGGCGTCGGCTTCGACCGTGCCCCCACGGCGGAGGACGACGGCCTCGACCTGCCCGCGGACAATCCCTTCCTGCAAGTCGCGGCCGGCGACCCGCCGAGCGACGTGAGCCCGGGCTACGTGCTGACCACGACCTCGGTCACCGTCGGCATCACGTCGACCGCGGGCTTCGACACCGTGGCTCTGTCACCGAGCACCACGATCGCCGGCGACTGGGACTCGGCGCCTGGCTGCTTCGCCTTTCCGAATCTCGCGCAGCCGAACCAGTTCTGCGGCCACCTGCTGCTCGACGTCGGCATCCGCGACATGTTCCTCGCGCTCGAGAAGTCGCAGCGCCCCGCCGCCGCGGTCGACCATGCGACCAGCCTGCCGACCGTCCCGAACGGGACGCACATGCAGATCGTCGCCGGCTCGCCGGACGCGCCCGCGGCGTCCTACGAGTACGTGCTGTCCCCACAGCCGAGCGGCCCCGCGCCCACG from Candidatus Binatia bacterium carries:
- a CDS encoding sterol desaturase family protein, which produces MAIQRTTSRAASAIDGVAAAKRDPTEAARARLRATTQARYHWAAHVALIAAFAAGGIAVALAALGPLRGSDLVALALILLWIVLAEYAAHRWSLHRKSFPRAVYHRHVHEHHVFFTAERMWIDRLDDLRWVLFPPWALPLLVATILPFAALLWWLASPRVAWLLVLAVIVYYGLYEVVHALAHVPTRPTPIGRAIAAVTRHHRIHHDLALMKHWNFNFVLPLGDWLFGTTWREDRAAASGRRDPRRGDGRDR